Below is a window of Veillonella rodentium DNA.
CTATAGGCTAGCCTTTTTGTTACTGTAAATCTTTAGGAACTCTCAGTTGTTTCCACTGATCAAGGTCAGGTATTTCCAGCGTATTAATGGTTTTTTGAATCCAATAGTTTAACGATATTTCGTTATCGAAGTAGTGCTCAAATAGATATGCGTTTCCCGGAGTATTCTGTTGTTCACCGTTTTCGTCGATGTGATGGCGTACGGATTCTTTCAGATACAGCTGCACCCTGAACGGATGAGCGGAATTGCCGCGAAAGATGAAGTACGACGGTCCGATGAAGTCATGCGTGCGGATGTTGATTTGCTTATACTGTTTATCGTTGAGACCTTGCAGTGCCGTTTGAATCATGGCGCCGGCGTCGTCGTATTCTTCGAGCAGAAACGGTTCCTGATCCACATCAAGCACATAATGCCAAGTCGGTTGCGATTTTTCGCTTTCAAGGGCCCACTCGTCGGATAATGCGGCTATGGTGCGATCTTCATAGATCGTGTGTAGAAGTGTCCGCACCGATTCGATATCCAGCACGGCCTTATAGGTGATTTCCTGACCTTCCGTTTCTGTATAACCGTGTAATCGCACCTGATACTTGTTATTCGGGAGAGGCTGTGCCTCCAGTTTATTAAGGTTGCGGAGCATATTCGGAATGGATAGGAAATGATTGTAAAAGCTGAGCATCATGCGTTGATGTTTCTGTAATGCTGTCTCAATCGTATTCCAATCGTATAATGTGGTCTCCCAAGGATAATCGTCCGTATCGATGGCAAGGCGTGCTCCGAACTGCGGCCATGCTGCAGGGGCCGGACGTGCGGGCGACGCGGATTCCGTGTAACCTTCCCTGTAGAGCCGATACCCGTCAATTTCTTCAAAGGCCTGCAGGCGATCCGCCGCTTCATCATCGACGGGAAAACTCCGCATTTCTTCATCGCAATTGGCCTTGTGGGACAGGATGTACTGATGGGAGCTTTCATAATAGTGAACGGCCATATCAAGATCAGGGGTGCCCGTAACATATCCTTTTTCATAAGCGTAGCCGAGGGCGACACGCGTCAAGGCGCGGGTAATGTCGTAAAAGAGAACGCGATCCTCTTTTTCAAGGGCGCGGGTTTCCTCCTCCAAGACGCGCAGCAATGACTGGACGGCGAATCGGGTATTTTGCGAAACGCCCAATCCATGCAGCCGTATATAGGTTATGTAGGGCAGGGCGAAGACGAACCGTTCCTTCGTGGCCGCCGTATGGGTTAAATCCGCAATGAGCCCCCAGTCCAACGGCAGATGTCCTATGTGAAAGATATATCCGAAGGCCGCCTGCAGCGCCGCATAGCCGGCATCGTTGAAGTTTTTGGCGGCCGCCTTTCGATAGAGGCCGATGGCTTTAATCGGGTCGTAGGGAATCGTGGCTCGGAGATCTTTCGCATCGTAGAAATGGTAATAATAGTCCGCCAATTCGGCGATGCACTCCGGTTGTCCCAAGGCGGCACCCTTCGTAAACCATGTGAAAGCATCTTCGTAGCGGCCGTTTTCGTGACAGTCGAGACCCGTATAGAGCATCATTGTCGGGTTTCCCAGCTCCGAAGCGGTTCGCGCAACACGCCGTGCATTGTCATGGTCACCTTCGTCGATGTAAATATTCCTTAGATTGCCCTGAAACATGGCCAGTTTATTATCTAAGGCCTTGTTGAACCAGAACTTCGCCGCATTCAGGGCTTTTGCATGTAATGCTTTGTCCGTCATGATTCCTTGCAGCGCCGCGATACCGTCCTGAATATTGCGACTCTGAAAGACCCGCTGTAATCGATTAGACCACTTTGAATCTGTGGGCTCCAGTAATGTTCTGGCCGCATCGATACGCCTGTCATCGCGCCAGAAAAATACGTTGCCTATGACGTACTGGCAGTACGCATCGCCTTGCTGGGCGTACTCGTATACGATGTTGAAAGCATCATCAAAAGACAGCTCCATATCCTTTTTTACCGTAGGCGTGATAGAGCCGGCAATGCGCAATGTCTGTAGGGTACCGATAGGACTATGTCGGCGAATGCTGTCATGAAGGCATTGGTATGTACGCATATTGTCCTCGGGAAATCCGGATTCCTCCCATGTAAAGTGAGGACCTGCATAGACTCTGGCCAGTAACGCATAAGCATCACCGAGTTCGCGCGTCTCCGGATTTTTCAGTATGGTATATAATTCCTGATCGGTTAACTCGGTTGACTCCGCAGGTGTCGGCCCGTCACTTCGTAAACTGTGATGCGTTGTATAACTGTCTGTATTTTGATTATTTACAATTAACTCCAACCGGCGCAACCCCTCTTGAGCGGCCTTTTGATCGTAAGACGTAAAAATCATGTGGAAGACCTCTTGCAGGCGGTCTGTGAAATATTGCCCCATAAGGACTCCTTTCGTTTTTATCATTTCATATTTATTATATACCGTCATAGAAAAACGTAGAAGTAGAAGAAACCAACCTGTTCAAAAAGCCTCCGAGGCCAACGCTACGCCGCCAAGTCGTTTTTTGAACAGGTTGGTTCCTCTCTCTTGGTACGCAATCTGACGGTATATAATAAATAATTTATCTAAAAATCGGTGCCATGCCCGACCGTCGGGGAGAAACGCCAAGTCGTTTTTAGAGAGAACCCCATCACTGCAAACTACGGTTGGAGTTGCAGTAAATAATAAATATAAAATTTCTAAAGACCGTCGGGAGAAGCGTATTAGCGATACAAACAAAATAAACCTTTAGCGGTGGCCGTAGGTAGATAGAAAAATAAAGACACCTTTTGAAAAATGACTTGGCATACCGTTTTTCCTCCTATACAAAACAATAACCCTATTTGCTGTAGTTTGTAAAAAAAATAAATCCTCGAGGAAAACGACTTGGCGGCTCCTAAAAACGCGTTAGCGATACAAACAAAATAAACCTTTAGCGGTGGTCATAGGTAGATAGAAAAAATAAAGACACCTCTTGAAAAATGACTTGGCGCCGAAGGGGTGGCCTCGGAGGCTTTTCAAGAGGTGTCTTTATTGATAGCGTACTAAGCGCACGTTAAAGGGTTATTTTTTTGTATAATCTCCGAACCATTTGTCGTAGATTTTTTGGTATGTGCCGTCTTCTTTAAGTTCTTTGAGGGCTTTGTTAACAGCTTGCTGCAGTTCGGTGTTGCCTTTTTTCACGCCCAGTACGATGCCCGGGGATTGTGTAGGTTGACCTACGAGTTTAAGGTCTTTGTCGGCGCCTTGTTTCAGGTAGTACATGGCAACCGCGTTGTCGATGATAGCGCCGTCAATGGTGCCGGCTTTTAATTCCATGAAGATATTCGCATTGGAATCGATTTCTTTTACCGTCGTTCCCGGAATTTTATGTGCCATTTCTACAGGAATGGTACCGATCTGAACACCTACGGTTTTATTCGCCAATTCATCCATGTTGTGAATTGTGTCGTTGTCTTTGCGTACGACCGTGATAAAGCCGCCCTGATCAAAGTAAACATCGGAGAATTCCAATGCTTTTTCGCGTTCAGGAGTAGCGTTGATACCTGCCGCAATCATGTCGATATCGCCGGATTGAACAGCCGGAATCAAAGCGTCGAAGCCCATGGACTTGAATTCCATTTTCATGCCCAGTTTTTTAGCGATTGCTTCGGATAGGTCAACGTCAAAGCCCACATATTTATCGCCTTCCGTAAATTCAAACGGCGGGAACGTTGTTTCGGAACCTACACGTAACACACCTTCCTGTTGGGTCATTTTACCTTTTTCGTTGCCGCAACCGGCCAGAATTCCCATTGCCGCTACAGCTACGAGGGCGAGGGCAGTCAATTTTTTGAACTTGAACATAATATCCTCCTAAACCATGTCATAAACGTCGGTTTTTACAAATCTGATTATATTGTACGGAATTTTGTAACAATAGGCAATAACATTGTATAATTAAAGGTATTAAATCACGATTTTTCAGGAGGTTCATATGTCCCGTATCGATACGTTCCGTTCCGCTTGTGAAAGCTTTGCGCAGGATGCTTTCACGATCAACTATACATTGGCGAAGAATCCGGAGATTTCCGGCCGCGAGTTTGAGTCCGTTAAAACCATTGGCGCTGCTCTGGAGAAACACGGTATTCCTGTTACCTATGAATTCTGTAATTTACCGACCGCGTTTAAGGCGTCCGCTGTGAAAGTGGAGAACCCTCAGGGACGTCTGGCGATTCTCTGTGAATATGATGCGCTGCCCGAGGTGGGTCATGCGTGCGGCCATTGCGCCAGCGGGTCCATGAGCATATTGGCGGCGCTAGCGTTACATAAAATGCACGAGGACGGCGCGGCTTTCACCATGGATATCGATATTATCGGGACCCCTGACGAGGAGGCGAAGGGGTGCAAGGTCGATATGTGCAATGCTGGCGTGTTCAAGGAATATGATTTGGCGATTATGGTGCATCTTGATGGAATGGAAACGCGGCCGAACTCGCAGTTTCTCGCCCTTGACTGTTTCCGTGCTCAGTTCCACGGTAAGCCGGCTCATGCGGCAGAGGAGCCTTGGAACGGCGTTAATGCGGTGAACGGTGTGCAGCTGGCGATTCATGCGATGGATATGCTGCGTCAACAGGTGCGGCCGGAAACGCGTATCGGTACATGGATTATTTCCGGCGGTACCGCATCTAACGTGATTCCTCCGTTCGGTGAGCTGGAGGTAACGGTACGTCATACGGAGCGGGATTACCTGAACGGCGTATCCCGGCAGATTCAACAGATCTTTGAAGGGGCGGCGCTCTGTACGGGAACGACCGTGGATTATGCATTTTACGGCAATTCCTATGACAGCATGAATCAGAATGCGCGGGGTACGCATCTCATCGAAGAGGTGATGGAGGAGCTCGGCATTGATTTCAAGCCGGGACCGGCCGATATCGGGGGCAGTTCGGATATCGGTAATGTGAGCTTTCAATGTGCGGCCTTTCATCCTAAACTTCGCCTGGCCGGTGAGGAGAAGGTGTGCCACTCGAAAGAATTTGCAGCGGCCATGCTGGATTCGACCATTGAAAAAACAATCCTCGATGGCGCTGGCATTATCGGTGGAACATTGCTGCATATGATGGATGATCCGCAGATACTGGCGGATATTGTAGCGGAGTTTAGGGAGGTCATATGATTCACTCAAACAATTTAACGGTTCAAAACTATATTGGCCTCACCGGTGACAAGCCGATCCGATTCATCGTTTCCGATGTGGACGGTACCTTGGTCAATGATGCGAAGGCGATTGCCCCGGAGGTGGTGGACGCTGTTCGTGCCGCCCGTGAAAGCGGTATTCGTGTTGCCATCGCCAGCGGCCGCGCGTGGAATGAAATGCATAATGTTATCGACGCATTGCCCTGCCTGCGGTACTTTATGTGTACCAACGGGGCGTACGTCATTGATAAGGATGAAAATAAAAATTTGTTTCATATCGCCTTCGATAAAGAGCAGACGCTATATTTGTTGCGCAAACTCCTTGCGTACGGCGTGTACGTGGAGGCTTATGTGAAGGACCAAATCTTCGGCATGTATCCTCCGTCGCGTTGTATCACGCCTGAACGGTTAACCTCGTGCATTTGTGATCGTGGTGATGAATCGGCTGACACAGTATCCGGCACATCGATAGACGAGAATCAATCCATATCCGTCGGAGATAATTGCAATCCGGTGAATGGAGGATTGTCGGAATGCGAAACGGAGCAGTCCACGTTCTTTTTCCGACCGAATATCCGGCCTTTTATTCTGGCGACGCGCACCATGGTCTGTGATTTACCGGTCCATATGGAATCCCTTGATGAAGGCCCTGAGAAAATACAGATTTTTTATGGCGATGAACCGATGCGTCAGCGCATTTTACAGGACCTGCGTGACGACTATCAGGGATTGGCTCATGACGGAGCGGGGCGGGAGCGCTTTTACGATGTGCTGTTATCCAGTGAGGGAAATTTAGAATTCGTGTTGCCTCATACGACAAAAGGTACGGCTGTGGAGGCGTTGACAAAGCACTGGAACTTCAGCCCTGACGAAGTGATGACAATCGGCGACAGCGAAAATGATCTGTCCATGTTGCGCTTTGCCGGTGCCGGTGTGGCCATGGGCAATGCAAATGCTAATATAAAAGAAGCGGCCCGCTATGAAACGACGGATAATAACCATCATGGAGTGGAAAGAGCCATCTATTCAGCGATTGCATATAATGAGGCACTTCATAAAACGCGATGAAATGTGATGATTCGCAATCGTCACGGATAAATTGATTTCCACTAAATAATTGGTGTCTGCTCATCGGAATTAATTGTTTTGAGTAAGCGTTATAGGAACGGAAGGTAGAAGTTGACTGAAAGGAGGCAGCGCATGGAAGAAATAAAATTCCATATTGATGATACCTGTGTCAAATGTGGCGCCTGTGCTGTAGACTGCCCCGTTCAGTGCATAACGGAAGGTGCTGTTAAGTTTATCATTGGCAAGGGTTGTATCTCCTGCGGGGACTGTTATTCCATCTGTCCCGTAGGGGCCGTTAAAATGGTAAAACATAATAATGATAAGAAAAAAGACAGTGAAAATTAGATGCTGACTATTAGATGTTAGAGCTTATATATTAGTAATTAGAAGTAAAAATTAATTGTTACACTACATAAACGTATTAAGACAAATCTGAATGTTTAAAAGCTTTGTGAAACTTTTATTCGGAATATATAGAGGCGTATAAGTTCCTATGCTATAATGAAATATAAACGTAAAACGTTTCAAATGAGGTGATAATAATGGAATATGCAACCCTCAATACCGGTGCTCGGATGCCAATGTTGGGATTTGGCGTTTTTCAAGTTACTGATTTAATGCAATGTAAACAGATTGTACTTGATGCAATTGATGTAGGCTATCGTTTGTTTGATACAGCAGCTGTATATGGAAACGAAGCGGCCGTAGGTGAAGCTATTGCGGAAGCAATTGCTATGGGCAAAGTAAAACGTGAAGATTTATTTATCACATCCAAGTTGTGGGTGCAAGATATGAATGCCTATGATGTGGATGAGGGGATTGATCAATCGCTAAGGAATTTAGGGATCGAGTATATTGATTTATATTTATTGCATCAAGCCATGGGAGACTATTTTAGTGCTTGGCGTGGATTAGAACAAGCTTATCGTGATGGTCGCTTAATGAATATTGGTGTAAGTAATTTCTATCCTAATATTTTGACGAATTTTTGTGAAAGCGTAGATATAAAGCCAGCAGTAAACCAAATCGAGCTACATCCTTACTTTCAACAACCGGATGCGTTAGATACGATGAAGTATTATGATGTTGTGCCTGAGGCATGGGCACCATTAGGCGGCGGGCGATATAGTCCATTTGAGGAGAAACTCTTACAAGATATTGCAGAGACTCATGACAAAACGGTTGGGCAAGTGGTGTTACGGTGGAATATTCAACGTGGTGTTGTTGTCATACCTAAAACGACTCATAAAGAACGAATGATTGAAAATATAAATGTATGGGATTTTGAACTTTCACAAGATGAGATGGAATCTATTTCAACACTTGATTTGGGATATGGTGAATCTAGAACAAAACATTTTGATCCGGAATTTGTACGATCGGTATTAGGTGTAGAAATTCATGGCTAATTTTGGCAGATAACGTAAATAAAGTTAATTTGTAAATATATATGTGAAAGTATTGTAAAATACAACTTCTTGCTTAATGGAGGAATTATGGGAAACAGGGAATTTGTTATTGTTGTTGACTTCGGAGGTCAGTACAATCAGCTGATCGCTCGCCGCGTTCGTGAAAATCACGTATACTGCGAAGTATATCCATACAACAAAGCATTGGAAAAAATTAAGGAACTGAAACCGCAAGGGATTATCTTTACGGGCGGTCCTAACAGCGTGTACGAAGAAAATTCCCCGAAAATCGACAAGGAGATTTTTGAACTTGGTATTCCTGTCCTCGGCATGTGCTACGGTATGCAATTTATGGCGTATACATTGGGCGGCGAAGTTAAATCTGCGGAAAACCGCGAGTTCGGTAAAACTCCGACTAAGGTGGACACTACATCTCCATTGTTCAAAGGCTTGGAAGAAGACCAAGTTGTGTGGATGTCTCATGTTGACTATGTAGAAAAGGTTCCTGAAGGCTTTGAAATCGTAGCACATACTAAGGATTGCCCTGTTGCATCCATGCAAAATAAAGAACGTAAACTATATGCTATGCAATACCATGCAGAAGTGTTACACACTGAACATGGCAAAGAAATGCTTCACAACTTCTTGTACGAAGTGTGCGGCTTCACAGGCACATGGACAATGGCAAACTATGCAAAAACTGCTATTGAAGACATCCGCAACACTGTAGGCGATGGCAAAGTATTATTGGCATTGTCCGGTGGTGTAGATAGCTCCGTTGCAGCAGCTCTTATTTCTAAAGCTGTAGGTGACCAATTGACTTGTATCTTCGTTGACCACGGTTTAATGCGTAAAAACGAAGGCGACGAAGTAGAAGCAGCTTTCAAAGATTCCGGCATGCATTTCATTCGCGTCGATGCAGAAAAACGTTTCTTAGATAAATTGGCTGGTCTTGAAAATCCAGAAGCTAAGCGTAAAGCTATCGGCGAAGAATTCATCCGCGTATTTGAAGACGAAGGCCGCAAAATCGGTTCCGTTGACTTCTTAGCGCAAGGTACAATCTACCCTGACGTTATTGAGTCCGGTACTGGCGAAGCTGAAGTTATCAAATCTCACCACAACGTAGGTGGCTTGCCTGCAGTGGTAGACTTTAAAGGTCTTATCGAACCATTGCGTAATCTCTTCAAAGACGAAGTGCGTGAACTTGGTTCTGAATTAGGTTTGGCTGATTACCTCGTATGGCGCCAACCATTCCCAGGTCCTGGCCTTGCTATCCGTGTAATGGGCGAAATTACGAAAGATAAACTCGACATCTTGCGTGATGCGGACTACATCTTCCGTGACGAAATTGCAAAAGCTGGCCTTGATCGCAGTATCAACCAATACTTTGCAGTATTAACATCTACACGTACCGTAGGCGTTATGGGTGACTTCCGTACATACGATTACACATTAGCATTGCGCGGCGTAACAACAACAGACTTCATGACTGCTGACTGGGCGCGCATCCCTTACGACGTATTGGACACAATCTCCCGTCGTATCGTAAACGAAGTACAACACATCAACCGTATCGTGTACGATATTACATCTAAACCACCTGCTACGATTGAGTGGGAATAAAAAGAAATATTAATTTTAAATTCATTAACTAAACTTTTGAGTATTACTAACTTTAACTGAAAGGTAAAAGAATAGGGGTGAAAGGGAGAGTTTTGAATTTAAAGAGCGCATAAAAGCCTCCTATCATTTTGATGGGAGGCTTTTATTTATAGTGTAAAGGCGTATAGTACAAGTTAATTCTATAACTTTGAAGTAAGACAATTTAAACATTATAAGGGGATTTTTTAGTATTGATAAGGAGTGATTAAATGGCAAATTCTATTGAACGTGAAGGGGTGTATCATTGTGGGAAACTTGCTGCACATTATAAGTGGATGTTTAGAGAACAACCTATAGATGATGTAGGTATTGATGCTCATATGGAATTTACTGAAGTGAATGGTGAGGTGAGTCAGTTATTAGGGTTGCAAATAAAGTCGGGACAAAGTTGGTTTAAAGAGCGGAAAGGGGAGTATATAATATTTCGAGATATTAGTGAACGCCAATATAATTATTGGACTACTAATTCCCTTCCTTGCATCATAGTTTTATATAATCCTGATAATGATGAGTGTATTTGGGAAAAATTAACAGTTAAAACTATAGAAAAAACAAAAGGAGGTAAAGGAAAAGGTTTTTTCGTTAAAATTCCATTAAATCAATTGTTTTTGGATAAATTTTCACATCAAAGCCTATTGGCTTTTACAAAATTGCCAGAACATATTATGAATTATAATTTTTTACTATCTCAAAAGAGTTTTATGCAGATTATTCAAAGAGGTGGCATGATTAGACTTCACTCTGAAGAGTGGGTTAATAAATGTAGTGGAGCTGGCACCATAGAATTAATCATCAATGATAAGAACGGAGAAAGTAAGTACTTATATCCATATCGCTTTCCATATACGTCTTATACTGAAGTTTTTCCTAAATTATTTCCGTGGGCAGACTTCATTGCTGATCCAGATTTTTATCAAAGCGAGGATGAAAATTTATGGCTTGAAGAAAACTGCTATTATGATCGAGAGGAGAAACGGTGGATTGTTTGGGGGGATAGCTTTGAAAACTTTCGTAAAAAGCTAGATCCTATGCGTAGTATTAATCATTATAATGAAGTTGCAGAGTATATGTTAATTCTTAGTTTGAATGAATTAGGTAAATCTTTCTTGACAATAGATAATTATGTTACTCAAAGCCAAGTGTATGTATCAGCAAGACCTCAAAATAATACTTTATAAAAATTTCTTCAGTATCTTTTTATCGTGGTTGAACTATTTGTCAGGAAACTTTTATGGTAATAAATTGAGCGGTAGAGTTTCCTGGTTTGCAGATATTTTAGGTATTGTTATATCGATTAAATAAATTGAATACTAAAAAGTAGTATAAGTATATTGTTTAAATTATTTTGATGCATATTGTAATAGCTTTACACAGGGGAGGTGTTAATGTATGAAATTTGATTTACATATTCATTCTTATGCTAGTAAATATAAAGAAAGTAAGGGTATTGTTGATGAATCTACTGTTGACAATGTTGATGTTTTATTAGATAAATTACAAAAACATAATGTGGGGCTGTTTTCTATTACGGATCATAATAGATTCGATGCAGAGCTATATGAAAAATTAGATAGCATAATAAAGTCAAAGTCATATAGTAATGTGAGAGGACTAGTTGCTGGTGTTGAATTTGATGTTCAAATAGATAGTGATATGGGGAAGTGTCATATTATTACAATCTTTGATGCTAAAAACAATAGTGATAATTATAGAAAAATTGAAACATGTATTTGTAATGATTTATTACAAAGTAAGGAGGAATATTATACAAAAGAAAGATTTGAAACACTTCTAAGAACGATAGGCCTTGACGTAATATTAATAGCCTGTCAGAGAAATAGTTTAGATAGGCAAGGAGGGAAACACAACTCGTTGAGTGAATCTGCTAAGGAGCCAATAGACTTAATAAAAACAGGTTATATAAATGCTCTGGAATTTCAGCGCCCTAACGTGGAAGGTATTCTAAAAAACAATTTAAAAGATGTTCCAGCGAATATTGGATTGGTAATGGGTAGTGATTGCCATGAATGGGCCGCCTATCCAAACCATGACCATGGGAATAAAAATAAAAGTTTTACTCATTCACGAGCTAAAATATTACCAACATTTAAAGGACTCTTAATGGCAGTTACTTCTCCTGAAACTAGAATTAATCAACAAGAAAACAGCAACGTTAATTATATTGAAGCATTTAATATAGGGAAACAAGTGATTCCTTTAGTGAATGGTATAAATGTAATAATTGGAGAAAATGGATCGGGAAAATCTACTTTATTAAAGCTTTTAGCTGATAAGGCATCCTCTCCAGCATATATAAAAGCTTTGGTTAACGAGAATAAGTTATGTTGTAATCATAATGATTCATTTTGTAAGCTTTTTATTGGACAAGGGGAAATAATAAAAAAGTTTGATTCAAAGACCTTATTTACTAATGATAACTTTTATACTGTAAACCATTCGACATTTAGAGAAATATATGAATCTTATGCAAAGAATCTATTTACCTATATTAAAACTAATATAGAACGAAAGATAGAGATTGATAATTTAAAGCAAAAATCTCTTACATATAATGTATCAAATAATAATCCTACTTATTTTTTAGAGATTCATTGTGATGAGGATTTTGTAGATATAGAAAATATACATGAAAAGTATAAAAATGATGTATCTGATATAGTAGATAAACTTGAAACTTTATTGAACGATGTATATTTTGATAAATTTACAAATGAAATTAATAGGGCTTTAAGTTTATTGGTTCCAATCCGAGATGAGATTAAAAATAATTTTGATACAATTGAAGTCGAAAAGAATTTACGTAATATAATCTCATCTGAGATATCTGAATATAGTAGAAAAGTCGGTGAAGCTTCATCATCTCAAGATAGAGATTCAACTGCTTTTCGAAAGAAAAGAAATAAGTTTATAAAGAGTATTATTGATGCTGTATGTAAAAATATTAGAGAAAATATATTTCCTGAAAAGCCGAAAAAGTTAAAAGGAGATAGTAAAAAGCCTAGTTGTGGGTTTAACTTTAATTCTGAATCAAATTATCATGAAAAAGACGTACACGACGATTTTATGCGAGCTATGTTTAATCAAAGTTATTTAGATATAGAAAAACTAAAAAGTATTGAAGATTGGAATAGTTTGGTGGATGCAATTAGAGGATGTACTTCTTATGAAAAGATAGATGAAATCTACCGGGAAAATTTAAAGAAATTTCTTGATCAGATGTGTGAATGTAAAAATTATATAGTTGACATATCGAATGGTGAAGCGCAACTGGGTAGTACATTAGGAGAGCAGTCGCTAGCATATTTTAAATATATATCAGAATTTGAAACTAATAAAAGTATTTTTCTTATCGATCAACCAGAAGATCATATTTCAAATAATAATATTAGTAAGAAGCTTATAAAGTATTTCAACTCTATAAGGAATCAGAAACAAATAATTATTGTCACACATAATCCACTATTAGTTGTTAATTTAGATGTAGAACAAATAATTTTTGTAGAAAAAAATAATAATATGATAAAGATAAAAGCTGGATGTTTAGAGTTTGAGGATACTGAAGTTAATATGCTAAAGCTTGTTGCTGATAATATGGATGGTGGAAAACTGGCTATTGAAAAGAGGTTAAAGGTATATGGATAAAACAATTGAAGTTATAATGGAAGAAAATAAAGACATTACCTTACGTTGTAATAGTAAAGAGTCGATAATAATAAAATCTAATTTAAGAAAACTAGAAGCAGAAGATATTTTTAAACTTTTAGACTATTCAAAAGGAGATACATATACTATATCCAAAATAAATGAAAAGGAACATGATTCTCAGGTCATGGATTTTTTTTGTGAGTTATTAATAGAGATTACTACTAAATTGTCTAATAAATTAGATGAAGATCTTGATTCTACTGCAAATAAAACTGAGAATTTAGTTTTATAGAATATGTTGTTAGGTGCTCTTCTATTTTGGTATAAATATATTCTAGGAGATGTAAATGAGAAAAGGACCGGCAAGAGGTGCCTTGTTAGAAATAGTATTGGCAAAACTTATTGAGGTTAATGGTTATGAAATAATTAGAAATGAGGATGGTCGAGAGATTGAAAAGCGGAATAATAATTTAAATATAAAGGGTAGAGGTGGGTATCATCAGTTTGATACTTTAGGGCGGTTTAAAATTACGCCTCCATTTGTATATCCTTTTAGATTGTTTGTAGAGGCTAAGTTTTATGCAGAAAATCCTGTAGGTATTGATAAGGTTAGAATGGGTGTTGGAATTTTAGAAGATGTAAATACAAATTATTCAACGGTAGATTTAGATGATGATCAATTGTCTATAGAACGATATCATTATCATTATGCTATATTTTCTACTACCGGTTTCTCAGAACCTGCACAACGCTTTGCTTTAGCTCATAGGATCCATTTAGTAGATTTATCTGGTAAAGAATATTGCCTAATTAGAGCCTCAATTTACAACATTGTAGAATATTTTTCTGTTAATGGTATAGAGGATAAGGTACGAGAAGAATTTTTAGAGTTTAAAAAGTGGATAGATCAGGCTTTTGAGAATACACTCTTAAATGCTAATATTAATTTTAA
It encodes the following:
- a CDS encoding SEL1-like repeat protein; the encoded protein is MGQYFTDRLQEVFHMIFTSYDQKAAQEGLRRLELIVNNQNTDSYTTHHSLRSDGPTPAESTELTDQELYTILKNPETRELGDAYALLARVYAGPHFTWEESGFPEDNMRTYQCLHDSIRRHSPIGTLQTLRIAGSITPTVKKDMELSFDDAFNIVYEYAQQGDAYCQYVIGNVFFWRDDRRIDAARTLLEPTDSKWSNRLQRVFQSRNIQDGIAALQGIMTDKALHAKALNAAKFWFNKALDNKLAMFQGNLRNIYIDEGDHDNARRVARTASELGNPTMMLYTGLDCHENGRYEDAFTWFTKGAALGQPECIAELADYYYHFYDAKDLRATIPYDPIKAIGLYRKAAAKNFNDAGYAALQAAFGYIFHIGHLPLDWGLIADLTHTAATKERFVFALPYITYIRLHGLGVSQNTRFAVQSLLRVLEEETRALEKEDRVLFYDITRALTRVALGYAYEKGYVTGTPDLDMAVHYYESSHQYILSHKANCDEEMRSFPVDDEAADRLQAFEEIDGYRLYREGYTESASPARPAPAAWPQFGARLAIDTDDYPWETTLYDWNTIETALQKHQRMMLSFYNHFLSIPNMLRNLNKLEAQPLPNNKYQVRLHGYTETEGQEITYKAVLDIESVRTLLHTIYEDRTIAALSDEWALESEKSQPTWHYVLDVDQEPFLLEEYDDAGAMIQTALQGLNDKQYKQINIRTHDFIGPSYFIFRGNSAHPFRVQLYLKESVRHHIDENGEQQNTPGNAYLFEHYFDNEISLNYWIQKTINTLEIPDLDQWKQLRVPKDLQ
- a CDS encoding basic amino acid ABC transporter substrate-binding protein, with the protein product MFKFKKLTALALVAVAAMGILAGCGNEKGKMTQQEGVLRVGSETTFPPFEFTEGDKYVGFDVDLSEAIAKKLGMKMEFKSMGFDALIPAVQSGDIDMIAAGINATPEREKALEFSDVYFDQGGFITVVRKDNDTIHNMDELANKTVGVQIGTIPVEMAHKIPGTTVKEIDSNANIFMELKAGTIDGAIIDNAVAMYYLKQGADKDLKLVGQPTQSPGIVLGVKKGNTELQQAVNKALKELKEDGTYQKIYDKWFGDYTKK
- a CDS encoding amidohydrolase — its product is MSRIDTFRSACESFAQDAFTINYTLAKNPEISGREFESVKTIGAALEKHGIPVTYEFCNLPTAFKASAVKVENPQGRLAILCEYDALPEVGHACGHCASGSMSILAALALHKMHEDGAAFTMDIDIIGTPDEEAKGCKVDMCNAGVFKEYDLAIMVHLDGMETRPNSQFLALDCFRAQFHGKPAHAAEEPWNGVNAVNGVQLAIHAMDMLRQQVRPETRIGTWIISGGTASNVIPPFGELEVTVRHTERDYLNGVSRQIQQIFEGAALCTGTTVDYAFYGNSYDSMNQNARGTHLIEEVMEELGIDFKPGPADIGGSSDIGNVSFQCAAFHPKLRLAGEEKVCHSKEFAAAMLDSTIEKTILDGAGIIGGTLLHMMDDPQILADIVAEFREVI
- a CDS encoding Cof-type HAD-IIB family hydrolase, with the translated sequence MIHSNNLTVQNYIGLTGDKPIRFIVSDVDGTLVNDAKAIAPEVVDAVRAARESGIRVAIASGRAWNEMHNVIDALPCLRYFMCTNGAYVIDKDENKNLFHIAFDKEQTLYLLRKLLAYGVYVEAYVKDQIFGMYPPSRCITPERLTSCICDRGDESADTVSGTSIDENQSISVGDNCNPVNGGLSECETEQSTFFFRPNIRPFILATRTMVCDLPVHMESLDEGPEKIQIFYGDEPMRQRILQDLRDDYQGLAHDGAGRERFYDVLLSSEGNLEFVLPHTTKGTAVEALTKHWNFSPDEVMTIGDSENDLSMLRFAGAGVAMGNANANIKEAARYETTDNNHHGVERAIYSAIAYNEALHKTR
- a CDS encoding 4Fe-4S binding protein; the protein is MEEIKFHIDDTCVKCGACAVDCPVQCITEGAVKFIIGKGCISCGDCYSICPVGAVKMVKHNNDKKKDSEN